In one Hydrogenimonas thermophila genomic region, the following are encoded:
- a CDS encoding PAS domain-containing protein — MDITFDMFIETEVPEGEVIISRTDLNGIITYVNDTFAKISGYSAEELIGKPHNILRHPDMPKSVFKDLWDTIKREENWSGYVKNMRKDRGYYWVYAEISGVYKDGKLVEYKSMRSPVPKEKRIEMQYIYDDMRKAEGESVRMVTYLPYETYEKLKRITDEKSKSIDEIIDNTLI, encoded by the coding sequence TCATCGAGACAGAAGTGCCTGAAGGAGAGGTTATTATCTCAAGAACTGACCTTAATGGTATTATTACTTATGTCAATGATACATTTGCCAAAATTTCTGGCTACAGTGCAGAAGAGTTGATTGGAAAACCTCATAATATTCTTCGACATCCAGATATGCCAAAATCAGTTTTCAAAGATTTATGGGATACGATAAAAAGAGAGGAAAACTGGAGTGGCTATGTAAAAAATATGCGTAAAGATAGAGGATACTACTGGGTTTATGCTGAAATCTCCGGTGTATATAAAGATGGCAAACTGGTTGAGTATAAATCTATGAGATCTCCTGTTCCTAAAGAGAAACGTATAGAGATGCAGTATATATATGATGATATGCGCAAAGCAGAAGGTGAATCAGTAAGAATGGTAACTTATTTGCCATATGAAACATATGAAAAACTAAAGCGTATTACAGATGAAAAAAGCAAAAGTATTGATGAGATAATTGATAATACTCTTATATAG